A segment of the Ferroacidibacillus organovorans genome:
TCGCGATCTACGCATGGAGGATATTTCACGAGCCTACAATGTCACGGCCGATGCGCGGCTTGATTCCGCGATTCTCTATCGAGTCCCTGTGGCATCTGTGGAGGCGCACGTCCAGAAGCGGACTGATGTGTTTCCATACGTGTTCCGCTATTACCCATGGGCGTCCGCGTGGAGCCCAGTCACCTGTCCCATCTGCCACAAGCTCGCGTCTAGCTTGAAGCGCGGTGCAGCTTACTGGCATTGCGGTTGCGAGGACTAGTATAACGTTTCATAAATAAAGATATTATCTCAAGTTTCGCACCCGGTTTGAGCCAATGAACCCTTGCTACAACAGGGTTTTCAGGCATTGGAAAAGTCAAAACACCCTCTTTTTCTGGTAGACTGGAGTTGTCCAGACAACAATCTACAGAGAAGAGGATGTTTGCCATAATGGTACGTGAACCTCAGCACCAAGATCAACTCCAATCTATGGTTTTTGCCTTCTTCAAGCAATCTAAAATAGCAAAGCTCCTGAAGCAGTCGAATATCACAAAGCAGGCGGGTATCGCTGTGCTGGATGTATTCCGCGTCATTTTCAGCCTCGTATTCACTCAGCGAAGCCTGAACCGTTGGCTAAAGCAGTCTGGGAATGATGCATTTGGAAAAGACACGGTGTATCGTTTCCTGAATTCCCCTCGACACAACTGGCGGCGGTTTTTGCTATTGCTGAGCGCGGCTGTCATACAGCAACTATCTCAACTCACTTCAGATGACAGGGCAGACGTGTTCATTGTCGACGACTCGCTGTTCAGTCGCAGTCGGAGCAAGAAAGTTGAATTACTCGCCAGGGTCTACGACCATGTGTCTCACACATTTGTTCGTGGCTTCCGAATGCTGACACTTGGCTGGTCGGACGGAAACTCCTTCGTGCCGCTTGCTTTTTCATTGCTCAGTTCTGAGAATGAGCGCAATCGCCTTTGTGGTGTGGAAGATTCCATCGACAAAAGGACTTGCGGTTATAAGCGTCGAAAGGAGAGCATGCAAAAGGCAACAGACGCTCTGTTTGAATTGCTGACTCAGGCACAAGCGATGGGCGTTACCGCAAAATACCTGCTATTCGACAGCTGGTTTGCGTATTCGGCAGTCATTCTCAAGGCATTGGAGCATTCGATGCATGTGGTGTGCATGCTCAAAGCGGTGCCCAAAGTTCGGTACGAATACGAAAGACGTCGCTTGACGCTCAAAGAGCTTTACTCTGCTTTGAGAAAGCGCCGTGGACGCGCGAAGATCCTTGCCTCCGTGATGGTCGTGATGGGTCAGGATGAGAATGGCGACCCGATTCCTGCCAAGATTGTGTTCGTACGAGACAGGAACCGTTCCCGTCAATGGCTCGCACTGCTTTCTACGGATACAAGCGTGTCAGACGACGAAGTAATTCGCATCTACGGCAAGCGATGGGACATTGAGTGTTTCTTCAAAGTCAGCAAATCCAATCTGCGATTGGCAAAGGAACTTCAGGGACGTACGTACGACCAGATGTTTGCCCATACCACCATCGTTTTCACGCGATACATCATGCTGGCGACAGCGGCTCGAGACGAACAAGACCCAAGGACGATAGGAGCACTCTTTTTCGACTGCTGTGACGAGCTCGATGACATCCGGTTCGCTGACGCCCTGCGTCTACTGATCGAACTGCTGAAGTCCATCATGAAAACGACGGATGTCCAAGATGACAACGTGATCGATATGATTGTCGAACAGTTTATCA
Coding sequences within it:
- a CDS encoding IS4 family transposase — translated: MVREPQHQDQLQSMVFAFFKQSKIAKLLKQSNITKQAGIAVLDVFRVIFSLVFTQRSLNRWLKQSGNDAFGKDTVYRFLNSPRHNWRRFLLLLSAAVIQQLSQLTSDDRADVFIVDDSLFSRSRSKKVELLARVYDHVSHTFVRGFRMLTLGWSDGNSFVPLAFSLLSSENERNRLCGVEDSIDKRTCGYKRRKESMQKATDALFELLTQAQAMGVTAKYLLFDSWFAYSAVILKALEHSMHVVCMLKAVPKVRYEYERRRLTLKELYSALRKRRGRAKILASVMVVMGQDENGDPIPAKIVFVRDRNRSRQWLALLSTDTSVSDDEVIRIYGKRWDIECFFKVSKSNLRLAKELQGRTYDQMFAHTTIVFTRYIMLATAARDEQDPRTIGALFFDCCDELDDIRFADALRLLIELLKSIMKTTDVQDDNVIDMIVEQFITHLPSAIKEKLVA